The window CGCTCTCCAGCGCCACCATGAACCGGTCCCAGGAGCTCGGCGGGTCGAGGCCGGCCAGCACCCCGGCGAAGGTGACGAAGCTGAGCGTCGAGCCGTGGGAGGTGCGGCGGTCGTAGTACTCGATGGTGCGCCGGGCGAGGTCACGGTCGTACGCGTAACCGAGCCGCTTGAAGATCATCTGGAGGTCGCCGTGGCCGAACAGGAAGAACAGCATCACCGCGTCGGCCTGTTTGGACACCTTGAAGGCGTTCGGGTCCCTGCCCTCGGCCTTGAGGATGCGGTCGAGGCGCTGGATGTTGGGGTAGGTGGCCCGGTAGTGGTCCCAGTCGAGCTCCTCCAGGTCGGCGTAGCCCTCGAACTGGCTGATGACGCCGTCGTGGAACGGGACGTACATCCGGCGGCTCATGTCCTCCCAGACGCGCAGCTCCTCGTCCGTGACCTCCAGGATCCTGCGCAGCATGGCGGCGCGGCTGGCCGGAAGCAGCTTCAGCACCTCCGGCACGGTCGCGCTGATCCAGGCCACCATGACGTTGGTGTAGGCGTTGTTGCGCAGCCCGGCCTCCTCCGCGCCGGGGTAGCGCTCGTGGAACTCGTCCGGGCCCATCACCCCGTGGATCTCGTACCGCTGCCTGCCGGGGTTGAAGTGGGCGATCGACGCCCAGAACCGGGCGATCTCCAGCAGCAACTCGGCGCCGTAGTCGCGCAGGAACTCCAGGTCGTCGGTCGCCTGGTAGTACCGCCACACGTTGTAGAAGATCGCGGCGTTGACGTGGCGCTGGTTGTGGCTGAGGTCGGGATCCCACTGCCCGGACAGCGGGTTGAGGTGGACCTGCTGCGTCTCCTCCGTGCCGTCGCTGCCGCTCTGCCACGGGAACATCGCCCCCCGGTAGCCCGCCTCGCACGCGGCGGCCCGCGCCTCCGTCAGCCGCCGGTACCGGTACAGCAGCAGCGCCCGGGTGATCTCCGGCAGGCGCAGGTTGAGGAACGGATAGACGTACATCTCATCCCAGAAGACGTGCCCGCGGTAGGCCTCCCCGTTCAGGCCGCGGGCCGGCACACCGGCGTCGTGGCGGGCGGTGTGGCGGGAGCACACCTGCAGCACGTGGGCGACGTGCAGGCGCAGCAGCAACTGGGCGCGCGGCTCGCGGGGGAGCTGGATGTCGCAGCCCTCCCACAGCTCGGTCCACGCCGACTGGTGCTCGTCCAGCGCCTCGTCGAAGCGCGGGTAGCGGAGCACGTGCCGGCCGGCGGCGGTCAGGGGCTCGGTGATCGCGTTGTCGCGCGAGGTGAACAGGGAGACCATCTTCTCCAGCCGGGCGGGCTCGCCCTCCTCGACGTCGAACGTGAGGATCTGCTGGATGTAGTCCTCCATCTGGTACAGGTCGCGCTCCACGTCGGCGGCCCTGCCGCCCAGGAACACCCGCGTCCGCGCGGCCTCGGCGACGTAGATGTTCGACTGGCGCGTCTGCACCTTGAGCGCGATGATGTCGTGTCCGAACGTCCGCGGCGACACGGGGTCGAGGTGACGCCCCTCCAG is drawn from Nonomuraea muscovyensis and contains these coding sequences:
- a CDS encoding glycoside hydrolase family 65 protein; translation: MQGFTLTYDDYDPAAEALREALTSTGNGYFCTRGTAEWEDMGSVHYPGTYAHGGYNRETSLFGGSPVLNEDLVNLPNWLVLKLRIGGEAAVRFGSVELLDYRHSYDIRFALVRRDLRFRDRAGRVTTLISRRFVSMAHSHQAGIEWTLIPENWSGHVEIVTALDGRVANRMVARYRELEGRHLDPVSPRTFGHDIIALKVQTRQSNIYVAEAARTRVFLGGRAADVERDLYQMEDYIQQILTFDVEEGEPARLEKMVSLFTSRDNAITEPLTAAGRHVLRYPRFDEALDEHQSAWTELWEGCDIQLPREPRAQLLLRLHVAHVLQVCSRHTARHDAGVPARGLNGEAYRGHVFWDEMYVYPFLNLRLPEITRALLLYRYRRLTEARAAACEAGYRGAMFPWQSGSDGTEETQQVHLNPLSGQWDPDLSHNQRHVNAAIFYNVWRYYQATDDLEFLRDYGAELLLEIARFWASIAHFNPGRQRYEIHGVMGPDEFHERYPGAEEAGLRNNAYTNVMVAWISATVPEVLKLLPASRAAMLRRILEVTDEELRVWEDMSRRMYVPFHDGVISQFEGYADLEELDWDHYRATYPNIQRLDRILKAEGRDPNAFKVSKQADAVMLFFLFGHGDLQMIFKRLGYAYDRDLARRTIEYYDRRTSHGSTLSFVTFAGVLAGLDPPSSWDRFMVALESDVNDVQGGTTKEGIHMGVMSGTLDLLQRSYVGSSIDDEGVLHLQPRLLDRLDGVGLCMRFRGNSLRLSVKGDELTVLVQAEGFRGPLRVCISGDLRELTPGRAYVFQVPGQASSAHPRPSGDGR